A genome region from Methanococcoides burtonii DSM 6242 includes the following:
- a CDS encoding glycoside hydrolase family 15 protein, which translates to MIRHLNAILGNDKLLVSMGEKGNLLGYLYPRRDWAQHLVESKACIYTGVDLLWTDSPEWKSKQEYVDGTDVITTHLSHFSGVEVSIHDFMHEEMPVLVRKYEITSKEYINGKFYYYSNFQAGETHRRNSAFCDKDAGLLVQYMQNFYIGISSAPKFEEWQVGKIQENGWVTSARSDMEDGNLQRNVEEIGDLDSSIGWELDLLPGESTTITLFIGISSERQLIHDLLGDVLEQSPADIMHGSEASSVQWLSKKRALDLSALEEDPLFKNEVHGLYVRSLLSLNLLNDPYEGSFVASPEFDPAFEMCGGYGFCWNRDSVEVVLALLNAGYPEFAAKFFEWCKRTQLPNGSWFQRYWLDGKQAPSWGNFDDSTQIDETGSTLYAIDHYYLKLEVAERSEFLKNMWETVRGGAEYLMGRTVQGLHDPCRCLWESDKGIFSYTNAAIYAGLKGAAHLARNNGEPVLAKKWSDRAELVRKETIEKLWLEEGYFSRGIIDNNIHRTVDSSMIGTFIPFALISPNDPNEKAMILSMIEHIERALRIPVNEYFGIKRYENDNYIDGNPWVVTTLWLSRALLTLAFSLEKRDDKYDLLVNKAIEYIKWTIRSTTSTGLLSEQVDKNTGQAAWARPLGWSCALFIENALLLNELKKA; encoded by the coding sequence TTGATCAGGCATCTAAATGCTATACTCGGCAATGATAAACTGCTCGTATCAATGGGTGAGAAAGGCAATCTTCTGGGATATTTATACCCAAGGAGAGATTGGGCTCAACATCTTGTAGAATCCAAAGCCTGCATTTACACAGGTGTAGATCTACTATGGACGGATTCTCCTGAATGGAAGTCAAAACAGGAATATGTGGATGGTACAGATGTAATCACAACCCATCTGTCCCATTTTTCCGGTGTTGAAGTATCAATTCATGACTTTATGCATGAGGAAATGCCGGTCCTTGTACGAAAGTATGAGATCACATCAAAAGAGTATATCAATGGCAAATTCTATTATTATTCTAATTTCCAGGCTGGAGAAACCCATCGGAGAAACTCTGCTTTTTGTGATAAGGATGCAGGTCTGCTTGTTCAATACATGCAGAACTTCTACATTGGCATATCAAGTGCTCCTAAATTCGAGGAGTGGCAGGTTGGTAAGATACAGGAGAATGGGTGGGTGACAAGTGCCAGAAGCGATATGGAAGATGGTAATCTCCAGCGAAATGTTGAAGAGATCGGTGATCTGGATAGTTCGATCGGATGGGAGCTTGATCTCTTGCCTGGTGAAAGTACCACTATCACACTTTTTATCGGTATCTCTTCAGAAAGACAGTTGATACACGACCTGCTGGGTGATGTTCTGGAACAGTCCCCTGCTGACATAATGCATGGGTCTGAAGCTAGCTCAGTCCAATGGTTATCAAAAAAGCGAGCTTTAGACCTATCTGCACTGGAAGAAGATCCCCTTTTCAAAAATGAGGTCCATGGCTTATACGTTCGTTCATTACTTTCTTTGAACTTACTGAATGATCCTTATGAGGGATCATTTGTAGCTTCTCCGGAGTTCGACCCTGCTTTTGAGATGTGTGGGGGATATGGGTTCTGCTGGAACCGGGACTCTGTAGAAGTCGTTCTTGCTCTATTGAATGCTGGTTATCCTGAATTTGCGGCAAAGTTCTTTGAATGGTGTAAAAGAACCCAACTTCCAAATGGTTCGTGGTTCCAGAGATACTGGCTTGATGGAAAACAAGCTCCTTCCTGGGGTAATTTTGATGATTCCACGCAGATAGATGAGACCGGTTCAACGCTTTATGCAATTGATCACTATTATCTAAAACTGGAAGTAGCTGAAAGATCTGAATTTCTTAAAAACATGTGGGAAACGGTGCGTGGGGGTGCAGAATATCTCATGGGAAGGACTGTCCAGGGGCTTCACGATCCATGCAGGTGCCTGTGGGAATCCGATAAAGGCATATTCAGTTATACAAATGCTGCTATCTATGCCGGTCTGAAAGGTGCTGCTCATCTGGCCAGGAATAATGGTGAACCGGTGCTTGCGAAAAAATGGTCAGACAGGGCTGAACTGGTCAGGAAGGAAACCATTGAGAAACTGTGGCTTGAGGAAGGCTATTTTTCCCGGGGTATTATTGACAACAATATCCACAGGACCGTGGATTCTAGCATGATCGGCACGTTCATTCCTTTTGCTCTTATTTCACCGAACGATCCTAATGAAAAAGCCATGATACTCTCAATGATAGAGCATATTGAAAGGGCTCTCAGGATTCCGGTCAATGAATATTTTGGGATCAAACGTTATGAAAATGACAACTATATAGATGGTAATCCGTGGGTTGTGACAACATTATGGCTTTCCCGTGCCTTGCTCACTCTTGCTTTCTCGCTGGAGAAAAGGGATGATAAATATGACCTGCTGGTGAATAAGGCAATTGAATACATAAAATGGACAATTAGAAGTACGACCAGCACCGGGCTCTTATCCGAGCAGGTTGATAAAAATACCGGGCAAGCTGCATGGGCCAGACCATTAGGCTGGAGCTGTGCACTATTTATAGAGAATGCTCTGCTTCTGAATGAATTGAAAAAAGCATGA
- a CDS encoding amylo-alpha-1,6-glucosidase, which translates to MSLHATYNGEFDPTSAIFREWLITNGIGGYASSTIIGDNSRKYHGLLIASANPPVDRRVLLSSLDEEIIVGNKVYHLAAHRYPDTLYPSGFKYLERFSASPLPTFEYSIGNIKLKKNIFMIHGQNTTIVRYKLINPDNEDLVFRILPLVTNRDFHQLKRADAISFSERHDASGVQLRTVDGVLQLRSNMQFVQEPHWYYNLEYDTERERGEAYQEDLYNPGHFERHILDKVSELYVVASTPISENMEFDLELVNSEYERELSRYRSLQDCCNLTDDLAKKLVNAADAFIVHRNSTASKSILAGYHWFADWGRDAMISLPGLTLVTGRFNDAKAILTTFSEQCSQGLIPNRFSDDGISPTDYNTVDASLWFIHSLERYYSYTRDIEFVKKMWDTVGSILHNYIEGTLYGIRMDDDGLIEQKGQLTWMDVKIGDREITPRAGKACEINALWYNSLCIANLFGELIGADTKQYLEISRLAKSNFVDTFWNSTDKCLYDCVSVDEDMAVIKDASIRPNQIFAVSLPYTMLNPDKEKMIVEKVVEELLTPYGLRTLSPADSQYIGRYRGDRDSRDRAYHNGTVWPWLLGPFVTAYTKVHNRSPSSLEYSRQLLLNFGPHFDEAGIGTISEIFDGDTPHRPDGCISQAWSVAEILRACVEDVNIQS; encoded by the coding sequence ATGTCCCTCCATGCAACATATAATGGTGAATTTGATCCTACATCCGCAATTTTCCGGGAATGGCTTATCACGAACGGCATTGGAGGCTATGCATCATCTACTATTATTGGTGATAATTCAAGAAAATACCATGGTCTTCTGATCGCTTCTGCAAATCCTCCGGTTGACCGTAGGGTGTTGCTTTCTTCCCTTGATGAAGAGATCATTGTTGGAAATAAAGTATATCATCTTGCAGCCCACAGGTATCCCGATACATTGTATCCTTCAGGTTTCAAATATCTCGAGCGTTTTTCTGCTTCTCCGCTACCAACTTTTGAGTACAGTATTGGGAACATTAAGCTGAAAAAGAATATCTTCATGATCCATGGGCAGAACACCACAATTGTCAGGTACAAACTAATAAATCCTGATAATGAGGACCTTGTTTTCCGTATATTGCCTCTTGTGACAAACAGGGATTTCCACCAGCTTAAAAGGGCAGATGCGATCAGTTTTAGTGAAAGGCATGATGCTTCAGGAGTTCAGTTGAGAACTGTTGATGGTGTTCTGCAACTGCGGTCCAATATGCAATTTGTTCAGGAACCACACTGGTATTATAATTTAGAATATGATACTGAACGTGAGCGAGGGGAAGCTTATCAGGAAGATCTCTATAACCCTGGTCATTTTGAAAGACATATTCTGGATAAAGTGAGTGAACTATATGTTGTAGCTTCGACCCCTATTTCAGAAAATATGGAATTTGACCTTGAACTTGTTAATTCTGAATATGAAAGGGAACTTTCAAGATACAGATCTCTGCAGGACTGCTGCAATTTGACTGACGATCTCGCAAAGAAGCTTGTCAATGCTGCAGACGCTTTCATTGTGCATCGCAACTCTACCGCTTCTAAAAGCATCCTCGCAGGTTATCACTGGTTTGCGGATTGGGGACGGGATGCGATGATCTCGCTTCCGGGACTTACTCTTGTAACAGGAAGGTTCAATGATGCAAAAGCTATTCTGACCACCTTTTCTGAACAGTGTTCACAAGGCCTCATACCAAACCGATTTTCAGATGACGGGATTTCTCCTACGGATTACAATACAGTTGATGCTTCACTCTGGTTTATCCATTCCCTTGAGCGATATTATTCATATACCAGGGATATCGAATTTGTTAAAAAAATGTGGGATACAGTTGGGTCAATTCTCCACAATTACATAGAAGGGACCTTATACGGAATCCGTATGGACGATGATGGACTAATTGAACAGAAAGGTCAGCTTACCTGGATGGATGTAAAGATTGGTGATAGGGAGATCACACCAAGAGCTGGAAAAGCATGCGAGATAAACGCTTTGTGGTATAATTCCCTCTGTATTGCCAACTTGTTTGGGGAATTGATAGGTGCAGACACAAAACAGTATCTTGAAATATCTCGATTGGCCAAAAGCAACTTCGTTGATACTTTCTGGAATTCAACAGACAAGTGCCTTTATGACTGCGTTTCTGTAGATGAGGATATGGCTGTCATTAAAGATGCATCCATCAGGCCTAACCAGATCTTTGCAGTATCACTGCCCTACACTATGCTTAATCCTGATAAGGAAAAAATGATAGTTGAAAAGGTAGTTGAAGAGCTCCTAACTCCTTATGGTCTGAGGACCTTATCACCGGCTGACAGCCAGTATATCGGAAGATACAGAGGTGACCGGGATTCCCGGGACCGTGCATATCATAACGGCACGGTCTGGCCCTGGCTACTCGGGCCATTTGTCACTGCATACACAAAGGTGCACAACAGATCTCCCTCAAGTCTGGAATATTCCAGGCAATTGTTACTCAATTTTGGACCCCATTTTGATGAGGCTGGCATAGGAACGATTTCCGAGATATTTGATGGTGATACCCCGCACAGGCCAGATGGATGCATTTCCCAAGCATGGAGTGTTGCTGAAATATTACGGGCTTGTGTCGAAGATGTGAATATTCAAAGTTAA
- a CDS encoding endonuclease NucS domain-containing protein — MDNFRYYVRDDTAVEVAESVLRTLQTIKEEHECDYSIVAIEDLSEDEQEAIRETIRILSRRNTVGVVSKGRGSLPISRKKNLSNVGILVHSRDGKDIAVYPNVKNNKMTTAIQYLNLIMRSPNVEDALESKHISEDDISRMISSIPELIEPGLTFHEVEVEVEGGRIDAVFTDSQDKHFLIEIEINARDNDIGQVQRFKLPYAEKYGVDVEDIRLGIVCADIDSSRMTACRGAGIEVFRLKLEKLD; from the coding sequence ATGGATAATTTTAGATATTATGTAAGAGATGACACCGCAGTAGAAGTTGCCGAATCTGTGTTGAGAACACTTCAAACCATAAAAGAAGAGCATGAATGTGATTATTCCATCGTTGCAATTGAGGATCTTTCAGAAGATGAACAAGAAGCAATCCGGGAAACTATACGAATATTAAGTAGAAGAAATACGGTAGGTGTTGTTAGCAAAGGTAGAGGTTCCCTTCCAATATCACGCAAAAAGAATCTCAGCAATGTTGGAATACTCGTCCATTCCAGAGATGGAAAGGACATCGCCGTTTATCCGAATGTGAAGAACAACAAGATGACGACTGCTATTCAATACCTGAATCTGATAATGAGATCACCAAATGTAGAAGATGCCCTTGAGTCAAAACATATTTCCGAAGATGATATATCAAGGATGATATCCAGCATCCCCGAGCTTATCGAACCCGGACTGACATTCCACGAAGTCGAGGTGGAGGTCGAAGGTGGTAGGATAGATGCTGTTTTTACTGATTCACAGGACAAACATTTCCTGATAGAGATAGAGATCAATGCAAGAGATAATGACATCGGACAGGTCCAGAGGTTCAAGCTTCCTTATGCTGAAAAGTACGGAGTGGATGTCGAAGATATACGCCTGGGCATCGTCTGTGCAGATATTGATAGTAGCAGAATGACGGCGTGTCGTGGTGCAGGTATTGAAGTTTTCAGGTTGAAGCTGGAAAAGCTGGATTGA
- the pheT gene encoding phenylalanine--tRNA ligase subunit beta — translation MPIITLQYEDLESLTKADKDTIIDRVPMIGADIERIEKEAIDIEFFPDRPDLYSVEGVARAMRGFMNIETGLCQYEVTPSGVHIELDEKIKEVRPVLGCAIVKGINFTSSSIKSLMDLQEDLHWGLGRNRKKVSIGVHDMTNIEPPFKYQAVSPDFEFVPLDFTEPMTMDEVLEKHPKGVRFANILEGMEKYPLITDSEGKVLSFPPIINGTLTRVEESTTDLFIDVTGLGDAVYTALSIVVSALAERGGKIESVKVVYPDGTEKVTPDMTPRTLNVPRSDIDSLIGIKLTDDEIINELKRMRFDASVLEDGDMFEISVPTYRADILHNFDIVEDIAIGYGFDKIKSEFPKSATIGCAHPISVTRGVMREIMVSLGYSEVMPFTLTSQKVHFEWMNREETDDVTFVLHPISEDQTMVRTTILPNLIEIFSLNQHHELPQRLFEVGEVVVNSKNRLHLAAASIHAQANFTEIREVLDAVMRERDIEYEVVVSEDPAFIEGRRADILVNGEKVGMMGELYPEVIINFGLGQPIVGFEIDLTE, via the coding sequence ATGCCAATAATTACCTTACAATACGAGGATCTGGAATCACTCACAAAAGCAGACAAGGATACGATCATAGACCGTGTACCAATGATAGGTGCGGATATAGAACGTATTGAAAAGGAAGCCATCGACATCGAGTTCTTCCCCGACCGACCTGATCTTTACAGTGTAGAGGGAGTAGCAAGAGCAATGAGAGGTTTTATGAACATCGAGACCGGCCTTTGCCAGTATGAAGTAACGCCATCTGGTGTTCATATAGAACTCGACGAAAAAATAAAGGAAGTGCGGCCTGTCCTTGGATGTGCTATTGTAAAGGGTATCAATTTCACATCCAGTTCTATCAAGTCATTGATGGATCTCCAGGAAGATCTGCACTGGGGTCTTGGAAGGAACAGGAAGAAAGTGTCTATCGGAGTTCACGATATGACAAACATCGAACCACCTTTCAAATATCAGGCAGTCAGCCCGGACTTCGAGTTCGTACCCCTTGATTTTACTGAACCGATGACAATGGATGAGGTACTTGAAAAGCATCCAAAAGGTGTTCGCTTTGCAAATATACTAGAAGGGATGGAGAAATATCCTCTGATAACTGATTCTGAAGGAAAGGTGCTTTCATTCCCACCAATAATCAATGGAACCCTTACAAGGGTCGAGGAGAGCACTACAGACCTTTTCATTGATGTTACAGGTCTTGGAGATGCAGTATATACCGCACTTAGCATCGTAGTAAGTGCACTTGCTGAGAGGGGCGGAAAGATAGAGTCAGTAAAGGTAGTATATCCTGATGGGACCGAGAAGGTCACACCGGACATGACACCAAGAACTCTCAATGTACCACGCTCAGATATCGATTCACTCATCGGCATAAAGCTTACAGATGACGAGATCATCAACGAACTAAAGAGAATGAGGTTCGATGCAAGCGTTCTTGAGGATGGAGATATGTTCGAGATCAGCGTCCCGACATACAGAGCCGACATCCTCCATAATTTCGACATCGTTGAAGATATTGCCATTGGATACGGCTTTGATAAGATAAAAAGCGAATTCCCAAAAAGTGCAACCATTGGATGTGCACACCCGATCTCTGTTACAAGAGGTGTCATGCGTGAGATAATGGTGAGCCTTGGTTACTCCGAGGTCATGCCATTTACACTTACAAGCCAGAAGGTACATTTCGAATGGATGAACAGGGAGGAGACAGATGATGTGACCTTCGTACTTCATCCCATAAGCGAAGACCAGACAATGGTACGTACCACCATTTTGCCGAACCTTATTGAAATATTTTCCCTGAACCAACATCATGAACTACCACAGCGCCTCTTTGAAGTAGGTGAAGTAGTCGTTAATTCAAAGAACCGCCTGCACCTTGCAGCAGCCTCCATACACGCTCAGGCTAACTTTACAGAGATAAGAGAGGTCCTTGATGCGGTCATGAGGGAACGAGATATCGAATATGAGGTCGTTGTATCTGAGGACCCGGCATTTATCGAAGGCAGGCGTGCAGATATTCTTGTCAACGGTGAAAAGGTCGGAATGATGGGAGAGCTCTATCCTGAAGTGATCATTAACTTCGGCCTTGGACAACCTATCGTTGGATTTGAGATTGACCTTACAGAATGA
- a CDS encoding type II/IV secretion system ATPase subunit produces the protein MMVKKADEKTEEAGSDSVDDSGRKPAFKNDPDHLDNKGEELSGSDNLIAKGILPENRNETFASSSPKPEGPEVFEPKSGSTSSPVNRFGFEEPKIFKPVYGMDIDKEDLDAVILKPRGMSSPVNISKRPPEDREMENEFGILLPRSEKFGTNIPGRDPTEEWIPNVSDHERFKPITTVSEEELALQSVNSETHIPDVQDESLDVDTISDNVLEIKDNMPDEPSEDALSDDLTDGDAEEQFNEILTKQLVAGTDESTDEQPDEEPKDTDLKRVSAENIGFVQKIKNLFHNENEEIEAYDPELHGLLSCFDGIDNYEEVDRYWVNEPYVFIVILYNDDSNNHLYYAVEPSMSDFETVFLAEVQDRLRNILLVKKIGEDDDKEEVIGRVIRDIIKDYAIGITPDMLEKILYYTRRDFIHFGKIDSLMNDDSLEDISGNGHSKPIFLYHKTYLNIATNIIFDEEELDSFIIQLAQRSGKHISVADPMVDATMPDGSRIQMTLGTSVTTHGSTFTIRKFNEVPITPVDLLKWGTFSPEAMAYLWLCIENNKSLIYAGGTASGKTSSLNAVSLFIPEKAKIISLEDTRELKLPHLNWIPGVTRDSFTSDERGAVDMYDLLKAALRQRPEYLLVGEVRGKEALTLFQAMSTGHTTFSTMHADSVPSAIHRLENPPISVPRNMIQALDIMCIQAQTYSNGKRVRRNLKLVEIIDIDPNTHNIRTNDVFVWDSNTDTFHRTGESKALMDIRIQRGWNAMDVNNELKNRQLVLEYMVDNDIKDFKQISTIINTYQSNPNRILKHLNLL, from the coding sequence ATGATGGTTAAAAAAGCAGACGAAAAAACAGAGGAAGCTGGTTCAGATTCAGTGGATGATTCCGGTCGGAAACCTGCTTTCAAGAACGATCCTGATCATTTAGACAATAAAGGGGAGGAACTATCAGGCTCTGATAATTTGATTGCAAAAGGAATACTTCCCGAAAACCGAAATGAGACTTTTGCATCCTCCTCTCCAAAACCTGAAGGACCAGAGGTCTTTGAACCCAAGAGTGGTTCAACATCATCGCCTGTTAATCGGTTTGGCTTTGAAGAACCAAAAATATTCAAACCTGTTTATGGTATGGATATTGATAAAGAAGACCTTGATGCTGTAATACTGAAACCACGCGGCATGTCTTCCCCTGTGAATATTTCGAAAAGACCTCCTGAAGATAGAGAGATGGAGAATGAATTCGGAATACTTCTGCCAAGGTCTGAGAAGTTTGGTACTAATATTCCTGGTCGAGATCCTACCGAAGAATGGATCCCGAATGTGAGTGATCATGAAAGGTTTAAGCCAATCACAACAGTTTCCGAAGAGGAATTGGCACTCCAATCAGTGAATTCGGAAACTCATATTCCCGATGTCCAAGATGAAAGCCTTGATGTAGATACGATTTCGGATAACGTTCTTGAAATTAAGGACAATATGCCGGATGAGCCTTCCGAAGACGCTTTATCAGACGATTTGACTGATGGGGACGCTGAAGAGCAATTCAATGAGATACTTACTAAACAACTTGTCGCAGGAACAGATGAATCAACCGATGAACAACCTGATGAAGAGCCTAAAGATACTGACTTAAAGCGTGTTTCTGCTGAAAATATTGGCTTTGTACAGAAGATCAAAAATCTATTTCATAATGAAAATGAAGAGATCGAGGCATACGATCCAGAATTGCACGGTTTGCTTTCTTGTTTTGACGGTATTGATAATTATGAAGAAGTTGACCGTTACTGGGTCAATGAACCTTATGTTTTCATTGTCATCCTTTACAACGACGATAGTAATAATCATCTCTATTATGCTGTTGAGCCTTCAATGTCTGATTTTGAGACTGTTTTCCTGGCTGAAGTACAGGATAGGCTGCGCAATATACTTCTTGTAAAAAAGATAGGTGAGGATGATGACAAGGAAGAGGTTATTGGGAGAGTAATAAGGGATATCATCAAGGATTATGCTATCGGGATAACTCCTGACATGCTCGAAAAGATATTGTATTACACCAGACGTGATTTCATACATTTTGGTAAGATAGATTCTTTGATGAACGATGATTCCCTTGAGGATATTTCAGGGAATGGTCACAGCAAACCTATATTCCTGTACCATAAAACGTACCTGAACATTGCTACGAACATTATTTTTGATGAAGAGGAATTGGACTCTTTTATAATACAGCTTGCACAGAGGAGTGGCAAACACATCTCTGTTGCTGATCCGATGGTGGATGCTACCATGCCGGACGGCTCAAGGATACAAATGACGTTAGGTACGAGTGTTACCACCCATGGCAGTACTTTCACTATCAGGAAGTTCAATGAAGTTCCAATAACCCCTGTAGATCTTCTGAAATGGGGCACTTTCTCACCGGAAGCTATGGCATATCTCTGGTTGTGCATCGAGAACAATAAGAGCCTTATCTATGCAGGTGGGACTGCATCAGGGAAGACATCATCACTGAATGCAGTTTCTCTTTTTATTCCTGAAAAAGCAAAGATAATCTCCCTTGAAGATACAAGGGAATTGAAGTTACCTCATCTGAATTGGATACCTGGGGTAACAAGGGATTCGTTCACGTCAGATGAGAGGGGTGCAGTAGACATGTACGATCTTTTGAAAGCTGCACTTCGTCAACGCCCAGAATATCTTCTCGTGGGTGAAGTTCGAGGTAAGGAAGCTCTCACTCTTTTTCAGGCAATGTCCACAGGCCACACTACATTTTCTACAATGCATGCAGACTCAGTTCCATCGGCAATTCACCGACTGGAAAATCCTCCGATCAGTGTTCCGCGTAACATGATACAGGCTCTTGACATCATGTGTATTCAGGCACAGACCTATTCAAATGGTAAACGTGTCAGAAGAAATCTGAAACTTGTGGAGATCATCGATATTGACCCTAACACGCATAATATCAGGACGAACGATGTATTTGTATGGGATTCTAATACAGATACTTTTCACAGGACCGGTGAATCGAAAGCCCTAATGGATATACGTATTCAGAGGGGTTGGAATGCTATGGATGTCAATAATGAACTAAAGAATCGCCAGCTTGTCCTTGAATACATGGTAGATAACGACATCAAGGACTTCAAGCAGATATCGACCATAATCAACACATATCAATCCAACCCAAATAGAATTTTGAAGCACCTGAATTTGCTCTGA
- a CDS encoding type II secretion system F family protein — translation MSEKNSLEIKNEHDEAIVSSNAEKSSLLTRLKSKFSVSSNGTSYSKEKASTYLNILKKLPFTLLGDYVQERKDKYENLQLKLFQARIPLSYEMYVSNAIFYSLLSCVFGLIIGIFVAYISIYVVGLPEAITKLEFSESSAWILQFKGIFVGFLIMLFFAASLGGGIYGMFMLYPKFQASERKGDIDRQLPYAVTFMYALSKGGMNIIEVFRLLSRSGSTYGEVSKEINAIIREMDYFGYDMKTAISNISERSPSDRFNELMDNLITIIDSGGSIPRYFQDKAEQYLQKTSIDEKGFLETLGLLAESYVTAFVAGPLFIIIMGVMMAVMGSGSEVMVYAIIYAVLPIGSLMFVVMISIITPSEMGEPELLPTRTILEHGIPVLPSYLEPVYDDAGELINDTEDNVRDREYYLNFAKAKKLLSVRKFAKNPFDLLMHNPLYSLAVTIPIAILVLVIPFWSNIGSLVTTAQKIGFIDDYIVLALFIAIVPMALFHEIMSRKKKHLERNFPDFLKKLASTNETGMTLRDSIKLMAKSKSGHLGNEIRMIWADISWGMNVNDSLIRFANRLRTQVIARSLTLITKANESSGDVGEVLLVAARDAASEQSMKRERAMSMMIYIVIIYISFLVFVGVIYVISTTFLAEMAAAGEKMTESGGAGGFLGSFDLEGYTRLFMHASLIQGLSSGLMAGAMGEGSVMSGLKHSIIMMGIGYLIFTVFV, via the coding sequence GTGTCCGAAAAAAACTCTCTGGAAATAAAAAATGAGCATGATGAAGCTATAGTTTCTTCCAATGCTGAGAAATCTTCATTACTTACAAGGCTAAAGAGCAAGTTCTCTGTCAGTAGTAACGGTACGAGTTATTCCAAAGAGAAGGCCAGTACATATTTAAATATTCTCAAAAAATTACCTTTTACATTACTTGGTGATTATGTTCAAGAGAGGAAAGATAAGTATGAAAATCTCCAGTTAAAGCTTTTCCAAGCAAGAATACCACTCTCTTATGAGATGTATGTCTCAAATGCAATATTCTATTCGTTACTAAGTTGTGTCTTCGGCTTGATAATTGGTATTTTTGTTGCGTATATCTCTATCTATGTAGTCGGACTACCGGAAGCCATCACAAAACTGGAGTTCTCTGAGTCCAGTGCATGGATATTGCAATTTAAGGGTATATTCGTAGGTTTTCTGATAATGCTCTTCTTTGCTGCTTCTCTTGGCGGTGGAATATATGGGATGTTCATGCTTTATCCCAAGTTTCAGGCGAGTGAAAGGAAAGGTGATATTGACAGACAGCTTCCTTACGCAGTCACTTTTATGTATGCACTTAGTAAAGGTGGAATGAACATAATTGAGGTGTTCAGACTGCTTTCACGCTCCGGCAGTACTTATGGGGAAGTTTCGAAAGAGATCAATGCCATTATCCGTGAAATGGACTATTTTGGATATGACATGAAGACTGCGATCTCTAACATAAGTGAGAGATCCCCTTCTGATAGATTCAATGAACTAATGGATAATCTTATTACAATTATCGATAGTGGTGGCAGTATTCCACGCTATTTTCAAGATAAAGCCGAACAGTATCTTCAAAAAACATCTATTGACGAGAAAGGCTTTTTGGAGACCCTCGGACTACTTGCAGAGTCGTATGTGACCGCATTCGTTGCTGGTCCTTTGTTCATTATAATCATGGGCGTCATGATGGCGGTCATGGGTTCCGGATCGGAAGTAATGGTCTATGCTATCATATATGCTGTTCTGCCGATAGGCTCCCTTATGTTCGTGGTAATGATCAGTATCATAACTCCGAGCGAAATGGGTGAACCTGAACTATTGCCTACCCGGACTATACTTGAGCATGGTATTCCTGTTCTTCCTTCATATCTGGAACCAGTTTATGATGATGCAGGGGAACTTATCAATGATACTGAAGATAATGTGCGTGATAGGGAATATTATCTGAATTTTGCGAAAGCCAAAAAATTACTTTCTGTCAGGAAATTCGCGAAAAACCCTTTTGATCTTTTGATGCACAATCCCCTTTATTCTCTTGCTGTTACTATCCCTATAGCAATTCTGGTTCTTGTCATACCTTTCTGGTCAAATATCGGAAGTCTCGTGACAACAGCACAAAAAATTGGATTTATTGATGACTATATCGTGCTTGCACTGTTCATTGCCATAGTCCCAATGGCACTTTTCCATGAGATAATGTCCCGTAAGAAAAAGCATCTTGAAAGGAATTTTCCAGATTTTTTGAAGAAGCTTGCAAGTACAAATGAAACAGGGATGACACTTCGTGATTCTATAAAGCTGATGGCAAAATCAAAATCCGGACATCTTGGAAATGAGATCCGGATGATATGGGCAGATATCTCATGGGGTATGAATGTCAATGATTCTCTTATCAGATTTGCCAACAGGCTTCGGACACAGGTAATTGCACGGTCACTGACGCTTATTACAAAGGCCAATGAATCAAGTGGTGATGTTGGTGAAGTGCTTCTGGTGGCAGCTCGCGATGCTGCTTCCGAACAGTCAATGAAACGAGAACGTGCCATGAGCATGATGATCTATATCGTGATCATCTATATTTCCTTCCTTGTGTTCGTAGGCGTTATCTATGTTATTTCTACGACATTTCTTGCGGAGATGGCAGCTGCTGGGGAAAAGATGACCGAATCCGGTGGTGCGGGTGGATTTTTGGGTAGTTTCGATCTTGAAGGATATACCCGTCTTTTCATGCATGCTTCTCTCATTCAGGGTTTAAGTTCAGGACTTATGGCAGGTGCTATGGGGGAAGGTAGTGTGATGTCAGGACTTAAGCATTCAATTATTATGATGGGAATCGGCTACCTTATATTTACTGTGTTCGTATGA